From the genome of Actinomycetota bacterium:
AATTCAGATAAGCTCTGGCAAGGTCCGGCGATACTACATGTCGACCTGGACGCATTTTTTGCCGCCGTTGAGCAGCTCGACCATCCCGAATGGCGCGGCAAGCCCGTGATTGTCGGGGGCTCGCCGAAGGGCAGAGGCGTAGTTTCGACGGCATCGTACGAGGCGAGACGCTACGGCATCCGCTCGGCGATGCCGGCTGCTCGCGCGGAGCGTCTGGCTCCGCAAGATGCGATATGGGCCCGACCGCGATTCGAGCGATACAAAGAGATCTCCGACCAGGTATTCGACATATTTCACGACGCAACGCCACTCGTTCAGCCACTATCGATCGACGAGGCGTTTCTCGATGTGACACCCGGCAAGCACGGGGCGCAGGATCCGGTAAAGATCGCTGTCTGGATCGCCGAGCAGGTCTCGCAGCTCGGAATCACCTGCTCGGTGGGTCTGGCCTCGTCAAAGACCGTCGCGAAGGTAGCGTCTGACCGCAACAAGCCCTGCGGACTAACGGTAGTCTATCCAGGCCAGGAGAAGGCCTTCTTAGCCGAGCTCCCAGTTGAAAGCCTAAGCGGAATCGGGCCAAAAACCGCCACACGCCTAAGGTCCATGGGGATCGCAACTTTGGGTGATCTTGCGGCTCTGGACGAATCCACCGCAAGCGAAGTTCTCGGCCAGCACGGCGATATACTTGTGCGACATGCCGCCGGA
Proteins encoded in this window:
- the dinB gene encoding DNA polymerase IV gives rise to the protein MDAKQINSDKLWQGPAILHVDLDAFFAAVEQLDHPEWRGKPVIVGGSPKGRGVVSTASYEARRYGIRSAMPAARAERLAPQDAIWARPRFERYKEISDQVFDIFHDATPLVQPLSIDEAFLDVTPGKHGAQDPVKIAVWIAEQVSQLGITCSVGLASSKTVAKVASDRNKPCGLTVVYPGQEKAFLAELPVESLSGIGPKTATRLRSMGIATLGDLAALDESTASEVLGQHGDILVRHAAGLDESKVRRRSTVKSVSNERTFPADIHNAAQIESALNQLASKVAGRLRRKKTTGTTIHIKVRFSDFTTRTLQQALASGTDDEKQIAEVAVDLVRRIWSEGVGIRLLGVGVTGLNLRDEQLELPTSDEPIGQGRPQSREELLKGVDAIRERFGEDAIFRGVAGLKPKNPQE